A stretch of Candidatus Cloacimonadota bacterium DNA encodes these proteins:
- a CDS encoding phenylacetate--CoA ligase, which produces MKLPNHITQAPEILRRYLFYQKSQHWNRQQVLDYQNAKLKEIVVYAGKYVPYYRELFREIGLDTSTFRGIEDLQKIPLLDK; this is translated from the coding sequence ATGAAGCTGCCAAACCACATTACGCAAGCCCCGGAAATACTCCGCCGGTATCTGTTTTATCAAAAGAGTCAGCATTGGAACCGCCAGCAGGTACTTGACTACCAGAATGCCAAGCTGAAAGAGATTGTCGTCTATGCCGGAAAATATGTGCCGTACTATCGCGAGCTGTTCCGCGAAATTGGGCTGGATACTTCCACCTTCAGGGGGATCGAAGACCTGCAAAAGATCCCCTTGCTGGATAAGGA